From a region of the Takifugu flavidus isolate HTHZ2018 chromosome 20, ASM371156v2, whole genome shotgun sequence genome:
- the LOC130517566 gene encoding apelin receptor B-like, with protein sequence MDPTESPYEYYDYEETENSSMCDYSEWSPSYSVIPVLFMLIFILGLSGNGVVIFTVWRAQGKRRATDVYIGNLALADLTFVLTLPLWAVYTAMGYHWPFGVAMCKISSFVVLLNMFASVFCLTCMSYDRYLAIVHSLSSTQLRTRGHTQASLMVIWLLSVLLAAPTLILRTTKHDATSNRTSCAMDFSLVATNKKQEVLWIAGLSISSSLLGFLLPFLAMMMCYCFIGCTVTRHFNTLRKKDQRKRRLLKIITTLVVVFAACWIPFHVVKSADALSYLHLVPDTCAFLRFLLLAHPYATCLAYLNSCLNPFLYAFFDLHFRSQCLCLLNLKKALHASPAGSLSSQKTEAQSLATKV encoded by the coding sequence ATGGATCCAACCGAATCTCCGTACGAGTACTACGACTACGAGGAGACGGAGAACTCCTCCATGTGTGACTATTCTGAGTGGTCGCCGTCGTACTCCGTCATCCCGGTGCTCTTCATGCTCATTTTCATCCTGGGCCTGTCTGGAAACGGGGTGGTCATCTTCACCGTGTGGCGGGCCCAGGGTAAGCGGCGGGCGACAGACGTCTATATCGGCAATCTGGCCCTGGCTGACCTCACCTTCGTGCTCACGTTGCCTCTGTGGGCTGTTTACACCGCCATGGGCTACCACTGGCCCTTCGGAGTGGCCATGTGCAAGATCAGCAGCTTCGTTGTCCTGCTCAACATGTTTGCAAGCGTGTTCTGCCTCACCTGCATGAGCTACGACCGCTACCTGGCCATCGTGCACTCCCTGTCCAGCACTCAGCTGCGTACCCGGGGACACACGCAAGCCTCCCTGATGGtcatctggctgctgtctgttctCCTGGCTGCCCCAACTCTGATCTTACGCACCACCAAACACGACGCGACCAGCAACCGCACGTCCTGCGCCATGGACTTCAGCCTGGTGGCGACCAACAAGAAGCAGGAGGTCCTGTGGATCGCCGGcctcagcatctcctcctccctgctgggcTTCCTCCTGCCGTTCTTGGCCATGATGATGTGTTACTGCTTCATCGGCTGCACGGTAACACGCCACTTCAACACGCTGCGCAAAAAGGACCAGCGGAAGAGGAGGCTCCTGAAGATCATCACCACGCTGGTGGTGGTCTTCGCCGCCTGCTGGATACCCTTCCACGTGGTGAAGAGCGCTGACGCTCTGTCCTACCTGCATCTCGTCCCTGACACCTGCGCCTTCCTGCGCTTCCTGCTCCTGGCTCACCCGTACGCCACCTGCCTGGCCTACCTCAACAGCTGCCTCAACCCCTTCCTGTACGCCTTCTTCGATCTCCACTTCAGATCCCAGTGTCTGTGCCTCCTCAACCTGAAGAAAGCCTTGCACGCCAGCCCCGCCGGCTCCTTGTCCTCTCAGAAGACAGAGGCTCAGTCTCTGGCCACCAAGGTGTGA
- the nfkbil1 gene encoding NF-kappa-B inhibitor-like protein 1 — MLSRRQKRVWRYVEEGKLLSLKSYLRKHRDLDVNFCQGKRERSPLQLACSLGDDAVLRLLLKHGADVLQKDRKGDTALHVACNRALKYGQAAYDDLVVPLKKSCPEALSAVNNAGVTPEDLLTWIKSKEPTENTSSSSIDPEKEWMDKVFGECLDEFCESFGVYDADDFLPVDDDEEDFGDWADRIRQEYFSKKNAEAQRWAASSSGWKRQKRKEERAREEESHQELHRRLQKEHEEYLKRGARKEEETRQARKRRYEEGCAATFHGGPSAGGAKLSYSDIPWPAPRGTVKEMLDVMLYGVDRKDLPTFRKVLRKQQALWHPDKFAQRCETRLEEKDRQRILDTVTALSQELNSLAQSLKD; from the exons ATGTTGAGTCGCAGACAGAAGCGGGTGTGGAGGTACGTGGAGGAAGGTAAATTGCTTTCTCTGAAGTCGTACCTCCGGAAGCACCGGGACCTCGACGTTAACTTTTGCCAGGGTaagagggagaggagccctCTGCAGCTGGCCTGCTCCCTCGGGGACGACGCTGTTCTGCGGTTGCTTCTAAAACATGGAGCCGATGTTCTCCAGAAGGACCGTAAGGGGGACACAGCCTTACACGTCGCATGCAACAGGGCTCTAAAATATGGGCAAGCAG CTTATGACGACCTGGTGGTGCCATTAAAAAAGAGCTGTCCAGAAGCCTTGAGTGCTGTTAATAATGCCGGAGTCACACCAGAAGATCTTCTGACCTGGATTAAGAGCAAAGAG CCCACAGAGAATACGAGCAGTAGTTCAATCGACCCTGAGAAGGAATGGATGGATAAAGTTTTTGGTGAATGCTTGGATGAGTTCTGCGAATCCTTTGGAGTATATGACG CGGATGATTTTCTTCCCGTCGACGACGATGAAGAAGACTTCGGGGATTGGGCGGATCGCATCAGACAGGAAtattttagtaaaaaaaatgCCGAAGCTCAGAGATGGGCGGCGTCATCTTCTGGATGGAAAAGACAGAAACGCAAAGAAGAGAgagccagagaagaagaaagccaCCAGGAGCTTCACAGGAGGTTGCAGAAGGAGCACGAAGAGTATTTGAAACGTGGAGCCCggaaagaggaggagactcGGCAGGCTAGGAAGCGCAGGTATGAGGAGGGTTGTGCCGCCACCTTCCATGGGGGCCCCTCAGCAGGCGGCGCCAAGCTGAGCTACTCCGACATCCCCTGGCCGGCACCACGAGGCACCGTGAAGGAGATGCTGGATGTGATGCTGTACGGCGTGGACCGGAAAGACCTGCCGACGTTCCGGAAAGTGCTCCGGAAGCAGCAGGCACTGTGGCACCCGGACAAGTTTGCTCAGCGCTGCGAGACCCGGTTAGAGGAGAAGGACCGCCAACGGATCCTGGATACAGTCACGGCTCTGTCACAGGAGCTCAACAGCCTGGCCCAGAGTCTGAAGGATtaa